TCCCATTTTTCCCTAGGGAGCGGGCAGGGACAGTGACAGGCTTGGCAGTGAACATAGCTGCTTTGCTGTCCGTCATGCTCCAGCCTTACATGCCTACGGTTAGCTCTACCATTGCAGCACAGCTGCAGGTCCCACCGCCAGCCTCCAGTATCCTGCCCACAGACTTCCTGTGTATCTTACCAGCAGGACACCAGATTGGCACAGTAGGTCTCTGAGGATCGGAAGAGcccttctgttttttcattttagagaggggaaagagagagagagagagactgacttgggggggggggggcgtgagcaggaagcatcagctcccatgtgccttgaccaggcaagccagcggtttcaaactggtgacctcagcattctaggttgacgctttatgcactgcgccaccacaggtcaggcagagccaGTCTCTTAAAATTCCTACATTTGCCATGCAGCTTTTGGGGAGGGTCAGAAGAGAATTTATGTTGGGTATCAGACTCTCACAGCTATTCTCTGAAACCCTCCCCACTCTGCCCTAAAGCTTGCTTCTGATATAAGGTCCTTGGTACTGGCTCACAAGTCCAGTATTATCTGTAGCCCATATTTCCCAATTGTCCTTCGTGCCAGAacccagtacctggcacataaaaCTGATCTGTGGATGTCTGAAGTTAACACCATGGTCACCTGGTCTCCATAATGCTAATAGTGAGTTGTGAGAATACAGGGTAGCCATTTTCCCTTTGACACAAGATGATAAAGGTCACCTCTAAACTTCTGCATCAGCCTAGCATCATTAAATAGTTTAGTTTTGGGTACTATTAATACTTGGGATTTTCATAGTAATTCCTAGGTTCTTTTTCTTGGTTCTTTACTGAAATCATAAGGTATTTGCTCAGTGTTACTCATTTCTTCTAAAACATTTAGAATTCCTGAATATCAGGGATTGAGGTTGGAGAGGCCCTCTGTATAGTCTGGTAGAGTTTAAACCTAATCAATGAATCAGTGAATGAttctggaattctttttttataggtCAGTCCCTTGTTCCAAAAACTGGAAAATGACCAAATTGAAAGTTTGAGGCAACGCTTCAGTGGGGCCCAGGTGAGAAAACTAGACTTTGCTCTCGCCCAGCAACAGCTACTGTCATCATCTTAGTGTACCTAATTAGCCCTCATTTATTACTCTTTCCAACTTTTGATGCTGCTACTTCCTCGCTTACAGTATTTCTTTCTTGTCTTAGCCTGAAGAGTCCTTGGCTTGGTAATCACTTTCCCCAAGATGGTACATAAAACTTGAGGTCAAGGGGTATTTGTGGTACCAGGTGATAACTTTGTTGTTGTTCTCCAGGCAAAAGTGTCCTCTAAGGCAGCAGTTGTAGAGATTGAGACAACAGATGGACCACAGCAGATACAAAGGCTGATGGATGAAGTGACAAAGCAGGTCTGAAGCCTGACCCCTGCGTGGAGACTGGAACATTTGGACGCTGTGTAGGTCCTTCCTGTCTCACTGttattccctccccccttcccttaggGCAACATGGTTCGAGAACTGAAAGCACAAAAAGCAGACAAGAACCAGGTTGCTGCAGAGGTGGCTAAACTCTTGGATCTGAAGAAGCAGTTGGCTCTAGCTGAGGGGAAACCCCTTGAAACCACTAAAGGcaagaagaaaaagtgaaagtgAGAATTTGGGTCATAGAGAATCACTTTAATGGACatgaacaataataaataaatacataatctcTATATACATGCTGAGAATCTTTCCTGTTTACCCGAGCTTTCCCCCTGCTATAGGTATGGCATTGAAGGTCACATCACTGACACTGATGAGAAGGTGGTTAGTAGCCACTTCTCGGAAAGAATGGTACTGGCCTGAGGGGGAAGTAATGGTCCCAAGTGTTCACGATTGGTGCAGACTGACCATTCGGTCAATTAGAGCTCGGCGAGTCGCCTCCACTTCGCTGGTCAGGCGCTCGATTTCCTGCTTGAGCCGTTCATTCTCTTCAGCTAGCTGTGCCACTTTCCTTTCATTCTCTTGTTCTTTATCCTTAATGCGTTGCTTTCCAGCTCGGGCCAGAGACTGACCACTATGTTTCCGTTTCTTGGGTATTCCTtggtcttcctcttctttctcccgaGCCATGGAGCTCTGAATGGAATCTGGAGAGCGAGGGCTTTGGGAGGTGCTTGTGACCTCTGCTGGTCCTGGCTCTTCAGTCAACCAAGACAGAGATGCCGGGTCAAGAGTGGTGAAGGTTTTTGATTCTTCCTTCAAAGGGATGAGGAAAGGCAAGCACTATTAGTTGAGAAGGGAAGATCAACATTCCCCTCTAGCTTTAGGTATAGCATTCTTACCTCCTCATTTCCAGCGGGTGAGACATAAGCACCACCATTTTCATCTGAGGACAACACCTCCTGAAGGTCCTCATACCAGGCTTCCAGTTCCCAGCTGGATAGTGTACCAAAGGAGAAAGGCAAAGACTCTGCTGCCATTGCTGCAGCTGGATCAGGCTCTGGAAAAGGATGTATTCAGGATAGTGGCAGGGATGGTAGGTAGAACAAGCACTACAAAACAGTCAATCTATACCACAGTTTGGCAAGCTTGCTTGCTGCCTGTTTGCAgtgaagttttattggaacatggtCACATCTATtgatttacatatttttcatagCTCCTTTAATGTAACAGTGGAGATGAATAGTTGTGACAAATTGTGTGGTCCTCCATATCTAAAATACTTACTCTCTGGCCCTTCATAAGGCCCTGGTCTATACTAATAATCCCTCTTTGAGTTTGCCTAGCACTTGAAGCAAGTGCCTGGATATATTCTTATGGGATCCTAGTAAAAGCCACCCTGAGCAGAACTCCACTGGTTGTTTCCAGGTGCAATTACCACACCATTTGTACTCCTTTCTCCTATGTGGGTAGTCCTCTGGGTTAGTCTAACTTTGATGGGGAGGCAGGGTGGTAAGACAAACCAATTTCTTTGTTGGGGTTGACTGCATACTCAGAGCCAACTTTCAATTAGGAATTAGGACATGCGTAAGAATAGTGGTTTGGTC
The DNA window shown above is from Saccopteryx bilineata isolate mSacBil1 chromosome 2, mSacBil1_pri_phased_curated, whole genome shotgun sequence and carries:
- the DDIT3 gene encoding DNA damage-inducible transcript 3 protein, which produces MAAESLPFSFGTLSSWELEAWYEDLQEVLSSDENGGAYVSPAGNEEEESKTFTTLDPASLSWLTEEPGPAEVTSTSQSPRSPDSIQSSMAREKEEEDQGIPKKRKHSGQSLARAGKQRIKDKEQENERKVAQLAEENERLKQEIERLTSEVEATRRALIDRMVSLHQS